The proteins below come from a single Stomoxys calcitrans chromosome 1, idStoCalc2.1, whole genome shotgun sequence genomic window:
- the LOC106095127 gene encoding organic cation transporter protein isoform X2 yields MPFKIFCSDEWKLSLVGTLNNIGQFIGIPIGGVISDRYGRRTALAVGGFAAAIFGTIRSFATSYPFFMAFEFLDSVAASPLYSVCFILGIELVGPNRRVLACGLVTIFYAVGEMFLALAAKYLQNWRILLRVLYAPAYGLFLYFWILPESVRWLLSQRREEEAKNVLKRAATVNNRKISDGALDKLIFENREKLKNSAESKFPIKLAFTTLFWRIANCSFCWIVNVLVYFGLSLNAVLLDGDKYNNFIYIALVEIPGFLLPLVIMDRYGRRYSMFGTMLISGLCCLATIFLPHEAALGQLILFLIGKLSITCSFQVLYFFTSEIFPTNLRNSLLSFCSMVGRFGSMLAPQTPLLANYYDGAPALLFATTAIVSACLSLLFPETTNLVLPATMEDAEHIGKAKEKEVNAQNTHL; encoded by the exons cTATGGTCGACGTACGGCCCTGGCTGTTGGCGGGTTTGCAGCTGCCATTTTTGGTACAATACGTTCATTTGCCACTTCGTACCCATTTTTCATggcttttgaatttttggacagTGTTGCAGCGAGTCCGTTGTACAGTGTATGTTTCATACTCGGCATTGAATTGGTTGGACCCAATCGGCGTGTTTTAGCTTGCGGTTTAGTTACCATATTCTACGCCGTGGGTGAAATGTTTTTGGCCTTAGCTGCAAAGTATTTACAAAATTGGAGAATCCTATTGCGTGTCCTATATGCCCCAGCTTATGGACTATTCCTGTACTTTTGGATATTGCCGGAAAGTGTGCGATGGCTACTGAGTCAACGAAGAGAAGAGGAGGCAAAGAATGTTTTAAAACGAGCAGCTACGGTTAATAACCGCAAAATTTCCGACGGTGCCTTGGACAAACTTATTTTTGAGAATCGAGAAAAACTGAAAAATTCTGCTGAAAGTAAATTTCCCATAAAGTTGGCATTTACTACATTGTTTTGGCGTATAGCCAATTGCTCTTTTTGTTGGATCGTCAATGTTCTTGTATACTTTGGTCTCAGTCTAAATGCCGTTCTTCTGGATGGTGATAAATacaataattttatatatatagctttGGTGGAAATACCAGGATTCTTACTGCCGTTGGTAATAATGGATCGATATGGGCGCAGATACAGTATGTTCGGCACCATGTTAATCAGCGGTTTGTGTTGCCTGGCAACAATCTTTTTGCCACATG AAGCAGCCCTGGGCCAATTGATTCTATTTCTAATTGGCAAATTATCTATTACATGTAGCTTTCAAGTGCTATACTTCTTTACTTCAGAAATCTTTCCGACCAATTTGCGCAATAGCTTACTATCTTTCTGCTCCATGGTAGGGAGATTTGGTTCGATGTTAGCTCCACAGACACCACTTTTG GCTAATTACTACGATGGCGCTCCTGCCTTACTCTTTGCAACAACTGCAATTGTTAGTGCCTGTTTATCGTTACTATTTCCAGAAACTACTAACTTGGTATTGCCAGCAACCATGGAGGATGCAGAACACATTGgcaaagcaaaagaaaaagaagTTAACGCTCAAAATACACATTTGTGA